The following proteins are encoded in a genomic region of Bufo bufo chromosome 11, aBufBuf1.1, whole genome shotgun sequence:
- the WDR89 gene encoding WD repeat-containing protein 89, translating into MEALAEELSHLNLARRSAMKDSSTYILDIDVSKSVEEQNSQTVAILCSDKTIRLYNKETMACLHEYNARPTVLSGVRFSHTNSNLVFSACSDATVKLWDARVSGTDAVQQYTGYPSNVFISFDVGSNDLVVCAGTEKVGDDVYLVFWDGRYTPDTESKEPLGVYSESHNDDITQVRFHPTNPSLVATGSTDGLVNVFDLNEDNEDDALTSTCNSESSVNIIGWAGRDDKQVYCLTHSEGFLWWDLDQVDTEEPITLCKVEDMREHVSGCHIDYLIAGFYNRGRDALLLLGGTQDGDISLLNCNFEKVTHLKTLTGGHSTIVRSVYWCGDDDSLISGGEDAQLLLWKPKVKDMSPKKRDSKKAASSVQQRVRMHNTKSFLSKQK; encoded by the coding sequence ATGGAAGCTTTAGCAGAAGAGCTTTCACACCTCAACCTAGCGAGGCGTTCAGCCATGAAAGACAGCTCGACTTACATCCTTGACATTGACGTGTCGAAATCAGTGGAGGAACAAAACAGTCAGACGGTTGCAATTCTGTGCTCGGATAAAACGATCAGGTTATATAACAAGGAAACCATGGCCTGTCTGCACGAGTACAACGCGAGACCCACTGTGCTGAGCGGCGTGCGCTTCTCCCACACAAACAGCAATCTGGTGTTTTCAGCCTGCAGCGATGCCACTGTAAAACTTTGGGACGCCCGTGTGTCGGGCACTGATGCTGTACAGCAATATACTGGTTACCCGTCCAAcgtcttcatcagcttcgatgttGGCTCTAATGACCTTGTTGTCTGTGCCGGCACAGAGAAAGTAGGTGATGACGTGTATCTGGTCTTCTGGGATGGAAGATACACTCCGGATACAGAATCTAAAGAACCTCTCGGTGTTTATTCAGAGTCTCACAACGATGACATCACTCAAGTTCGCTTTCATCCAACCAACCCAAGCCTGGTGGCGACCGGTTCCACCGATGGTCTGGTCAATGTGTTTGATCTCAATGAAGATAACGAAGATGATGCGTTGACTTCTACCTGCAATTCCGAATCCTCTGTGAATATCATTGGGTGGGCAGGAAGGGATGATAAGCAGGTATACTGCCTGACGCACAGCGAAGGGTTCCTCTGGTGGGATCTCGACCAGGTGGACACAGAGGAACCGATTACTCTCTGTAAGGTAGAGGACATGAGGGAACATGTTAGCGGATGTCACATTGACTATCTCATTGCTGGTTTCTATAATAGGGGAAGGGATGCGTTGCTGCTTCTCGGAGGGACTCAAGATGGGGACATCAGTTTGTTGAATTGTAATTTTGAGAAGGTCACGCATCTAAAAACCCTAACTGGTGGGCACAGCACCATCGTGCGCTCAGTCTACTGGTGTGGAGACGATGACTCCTTGATAAGTGGTGGGGAAGACGCTCAATTGTTGTTATGGAAGCCGAAAGTCAAGGACATGTCGCCTAAAAAGAGGGACTCAAAGAAAGCAGCTTCCTCTGTGCAGCAGAGGGTTCGTATGCACAACACCAAATCCTTCTTGAGCAAGCAAAAATGA